From the genome of Tachysurus fulvidraco isolate hzauxx_2018 chromosome 20, HZAU_PFXX_2.0, whole genome shotgun sequence, one region includes:
- the LOC113650211 gene encoding galectin-9-like, which produces MATQRPYLCQKMPFTGQIQGGLFEGKIITVTGRVLAGAERFCVNLQCGTHKSCDIALHFNPRYMGNSGHVVCNTLQNSCWGSEQQTKNTPLPRGFDFTLSFLVNRDSYSVIVNGAHFLEYLHRLPISRVNAISVDGGVEIVSIAFQNPNFPINQRGSLKHQVVQKVGSSVTHGSRWNRQGHQQHEIPVQAAACCFVAAPPPYSAPAYVLPYKTIIQGGFYPGRGFTVQGCVNHDTDKFSINLRYNYGIALHLNPRFTENAVVRNSLVNECWGNEEKSGGMPFYRGQQFTVSVTCDTQCYRIAVNGTQMFTYNHRYFLFQQIDILEVEGNISLSSVVV; this is translated from the exons ATGGCCACCCAGCGCCCCTACCTGTGCCAG AAAATGCCCTTTACAGGCCAAATCCAAGGAGGTCTGTTTGAAGGAAAGATCATCACTGTGACAGGACGAGTTCTGGCAGGAGCAGAGAG GTTTTGTGTGAATCTGCAATGTGGCACTCACAAATCCTGTGATATCGCCCTTCACTTTAACCCACGCTACATGGGTAACTCGGGTCACGTGGTGTGTAACACGCTGCAGAATTCCTGCTGGGGTTCAGAGCAACAGACCAAAAACACCCCACTTCCCAGAGGCTTCGACTTCACCCTCAGCTTCCTGGTCAACCGAGACTCCTATTCG GTGATCGTGAACGGAGCCCACTTCCTGGAGTACTTGCACCGCCTCCCCATCTCCCGCGTGAACGCCATCTCAGTGGACGGAGGTGTAGAAATCGTGTCCATCGCTTTCCAGAACCCGAACTTTCCCATCAACCAGAGAGGATCTCTGAAGCATCAAGTGGTGCAGAAGGTCGGAAGCTCGGTGACCCATGGATCACGCTGGAATAGGCAGGGACATCAGCAGCACGAGATCCCGGTCCAGGCGGCTGCTTGTTGCTTTGTCGCT GCACCGCCGCCATACAGCGCACCTGCTTAC GTTTTACCGTACAAAACTATTATTCAGGGTGGATTTTACCCGGGCAGAGGCTTCACCGTACAGGGCTGTGTCAACCACGACACTGACAA GTTCAGCATCAACCTGCGTTATAACTACGGCATTGCTCTCCACTTGAACCCGCGTTTCACCGAGAACGCAGTGGTGCGTAACAGCCTTGTGAATGAGTGCTGGGGAAATGAGGAGAAGAGCGGCGGCATGCCCTTCTACAGAGGCCAGCAGTTTACG GTGAGCGTCACGTGCGACACTCAGTGCTACAGGATCGCCGTGAACGGCACCCAGATGTTCACCTACAACCACcgttacttcctgtttcagcaGATCGACATCCTGGAGGTCGAGGGAAACATCAGTCTGAGTTCTGTTGTAGTTTAA